The Rhodamnia argentea isolate NSW1041297 chromosome 10, ASM2092103v1, whole genome shotgun sequence sequence ATGTGTACTGAAACTTGTCATTTTTCGGAGCCTCAGCAACTCTCCAGGCCTACAGGAGCGAAAATATCAAGATTAATGTGAAGAACTCCGCATGGGTTAGACAAAAAGCATGACAGTAATCGCTGAGAAACTGCAAGATTCGACATGAAAGTTACAACGCATCATGAATCTAATCGAGTAGACTACCTTTAACCTTTCAAAACTTTGTAATTTGCCTTAGCAGAGTGGTGTTTAGGTGCAGGGAACAGCGGGACAGGTTCCCATCGTGCATGGGTGAGATTTAAGCCTGGTAGACTAGGAAGCAAGTACGGTAGTTGACaactaagtagcaccgacactaacacgcgacacgacacgatacgtcgacacgtcatttctaaaaaatagagattttcgacacgttggggacacgttatatattaaatatatttttatatatgcatgatatattattatttttataatttcttttataaaatggagaatttgcaaaaagagtttttataataaaaagaaagctcATACCACAGGTACTTCTATAATTTGATCCAATCAgtctataaaaataaataaataatgaattaaaaagaaaaaaatttcttaatctACGCCTGCAcgcttctcctcctctttcacgtctcctccccttctctcttgacttttttttggaaaaaaatctgACACACACCTCCgccccctctctcctctctgtctccccctcttctctctctttgctttttgaaaaaatcaccaaaaggaCATCTCACAtgtttcatctctctcttcgcTCCGTTCCCCTCCATCCTCCTTTCTGCTTCTTGAAAAAATCTCACACCCCTCTCTCactcctctctgtctcgcgaagCCAAACCATGGTTTTTGCTGCTCATCTCTCCACTGATGCTGTCTCGCTCTGTCCTCCTGTTCGTTTGCTCTCTGCTCCGTCGCGCACAAAAGCTGTTCCCCGCTTGGACGCTCGCCACGCGTCGCCAGCTCCCTCCCTCATCCCTCTCATGGCCCGAGATGCTCtttcccccctcccccaccgATCTCTGCCCTTCAGATCTGCCTTTTCTGCCCTCCTTCTTCACGACTCGCGTGTCCCCGAAGTGTCACCGGCGTTGACTACGTGTCAGACCTCCGACatgcgttgaccgcgtgtcgaacGCGTGTCAGACGCATGTCCGTATCcaacacgtgtccgacaccgacacgccgagaggtttggcgtgtcggtgcttcataggttGACAATGACTCCAAATACAAGGGTCATCTGATTCTCTTCCTTATGCAAATACGCCAATGGTTATTCATATCAAGATATGATGAATGCTTAACAGCATTTGATAGTAGTTCCTACTGCAAATCCTAGACTCTCCCTAAGTCTGGTAGACTAGGAAGTGAATATGGAGGTTGACAATGACTCCAAATACAAGGGTCATCTGATTCTGTTCCTTATGCAAATATGCCAATAATTATTCATATCAACATATGATGAATGCTTAACAGCATTTGATAGTAGTTCCTACTGCAATACTagactccctccctccctccctccaaaaAGCATATTGCACAACTAACTCTTATAATACCTTATGAATAAAGAACAAACCAAGAGGTCATATTTGTGTGGGATTGCAAGCTTCTAATTAAGTGGAACTACATCTTCATTCAGATAAACACAGATCATCCACGTAAAAAGTGATCTCCCAAAACAAAAAGCCGAGGTTGATACCGGGAAGTTTACTTCTTCCATGCCAGGAGAAAAATATTAGTAGAAAAACACAACACGATCTCCGAAAATACAttacaataaagaaaaaaaaaattaaacaacaaaaGGAATATGCATATGCCAGTAGGATATACTATCAAGGAGAAGAAATCGTACTTGTAGCAATATGCGCATGTATCTGTTGATTCATGAAGGCCAAGATTTAATGATAGATGCAGTATGATTAGTATAAGCCAATAGGCGTTCCAATGTCTATTATTCTATTAAAATACGGCTGAGCCCAAAAAGAAGGGTTACAAAAGTCAAACTACATGAATGACTAAGAATCACAGATGCTCCAAAAGGTAGTAATTTTGTTTCTGTTTACTTCTGTAAATATCCAAAATCAACCGGCATTTAATATACAAAGAGAGGATATGAATGTCCAAACATGATCAAAGGTCTACCCACATCACCAATAAGCACATAAAACAACGCATACAAAATCACCATGAAAGCATACGCGACTAAACATTTATGTCAATCAAACAAgtactctgtgtgtgtgtgtgtgtgtagagTATAGAGCATACAAGTAATGCTAAAAATGAGAGACATAAATGCCATCTTTACCAAGAAAAATCGAACATGGATAAGAAAGAACTGACCTCCTTTAGTTCAGTGCCTGGCAGTGGTTCCCCTTCTTTGTCACAGGGTTGGTAGCTCATATACTCATTCCACTTCCCTGTCATCAATATTTTGGGTTCCTCAGCAGCATCATACACATAGCCATCAACTTCATAGCGACCAGCCCTGCAACAATAAGATATTGAACTGCATAAGTTAAGACCGAATACAGATGATTTATCCCAATATTCAACATAGAAGAAATGACTGAAAGAAATCTCTCgacaacatgagagtaaataATGCCACCCGGAGTTAGAAGTTCAAACTGATTGCTTCGCAAGTCTATACAGTGgtgaaaatgaaggaaaatcaaCACACAAGATCAAATGACAGCAGCAATCTACAGAGCAGACAGCCTTCATAATCAATCTAGCATGGCCCTAAGATTTCACATCTTCACTACTAGAAATGTTCGCTATAAGAAAGTATGTAATGCAAGTGATCAAAGTATACGTCCATCTAAAGCAGATGCAAGGGAAAGACTCTTTAAAGAGGATAACATTACCCAAACCAGCCGCATGGTTGAAAATATAGCACAACCTTTTCCCCAGTTGTCAAGTTCGTCAAGACCATTTCCCCCGGATTATCGATCCAAGTACGTCCAAAGATTagattgttgacttttgtgGGCGGAGGGACCAATTCAAAAACAACTCCATCTCTCTTGAGGGTCACACGAGACCTGCGTATTGCATAGACAATGAACATCGAGCACAGATCTTCAGGAAGTTCATATATATGCAGTAGCACAAAGTGATGGAGAAGTATCAAGGACCAGATAGAGACTGATCAAACCGACATATATTCACCTTCCAAGAGGATAGATGTCGAGTGAGTTCCCCAAAAACTTGGTTTTAACTTTTGAAGTTACATCATATATGAAATGTTCATTTTCGGCATGTGCAGCACTCATTGGAGGGTGATGACTGACCTGATAAgtagaaatttgaagaagagacAGAAAGGTTTCATTATTTCCGTGCTCAAAAATCATCAGCCAAAAAGAACAGGAAATAAAACCGAGCTTTTAACAACTCACCTGCTCTGCTAAAAAAGTGACGCCATCATGATTTGTCATTTCATAAGTCTCACCAAGAATCGGATTAAATGGCTTCCAGGGCCTTTGAAATGGATAATAGATGGATATGAACCATGAAACTGCAGTCATAAATAGTATGAGTCCAATGCCATACACCCGAACATCCAAAGGCTTATGTGTATATGAACATTCATACATTTATGTACATGTATCTATGCATCTATGGGCACATAAAACGAACAGACGCCCACATGTGCCCCGTGAATAGAAAACAAGAGATTCCTTACCCACATAGACCAATCGCACGTAGGGATCCTCGCATTCATCAGCCCGATCTAAAAGGTGAGAGTACTCCATGATCTGCAACAGATGTTTTGCGATATCATAAGGTGTTCCACTAACATAACAATATCCAGACTAATCGGTTCATCGACTCAATGAAGATATTGGTGAAGACAAACCTCAGCCATTCTCTGCAACATGGTCATGGGCTCAAATATGAGAACAGGAAGTGTCACCATCGATGTGATGTCTGAACCAATATACTTCTGCATCATCTTCCAGTAACTATCCCGATCCTAGAATGACAGGAAAGATGCAGGAAATGAGAGGGCATCTATCATGTTCTTATTGGTCATAAGACCAATTATCATCTTAAAAGAACAGGGATGACCAGTCTGCAGTTGTGAAATGTTCTCTTCCTTCTTAAAGAGCAAGGTTCAACACACAGGCATCAAAATACCGACGAACATGCTCATATTGGGCCGCTTAATCTGTTCAATTAAAGCAACAATTTTCTAAAGTTCCCAATGAAGTGACAATATGAGAACCCCAATACCATGTCACAGTGAGTAGACTTATGATGTATGATGTGACAAATAAGCAAGACCCCTGTTGACAACTCAGGTTGGAATGTGTGGtctcaatttcaatttgtcAGTACACGAAATTAGTCATAATTTAAAATTGACATCACAAATGGGtctatttctatatttttatttttatataattatttcttttctctcaattggtcttgcttttattttatttatttttgggtttatcgaccgccgaccccaactagtttgggataaaggtgatgttgatgttgatgttgatcaCAAATGGGTCTATTTACCTAGTGGAACAGTCGTAGTTAGATTTTTTTAGCTCATGAACTTTGGAATCTCATGTTGCTTGTGCAACTGCGCATTTCCTTTTCCAACAATCATGGGAATGTTATTATGAAAAATCAAGTCTCGCATTCATCATAGGCAGATGCTTCACACAGTGAAATAAACAAGGACAACATGGTTTTTGGTGTTGGACGATGACACATGCAGATGAGACATGCAACAGTAGGTCGCAAAATAATAGGTAACTAATATCTACTTATGCATTATCACTTGAAAACTTTATATGGACCAATACAGCTTACAAAGGGTGATTTTCAAAGATAAGAGTAGTGACTAAAATAGGCTAGCGAGGAAGCCAAATACCCAACTGTGAAGAATATTCTATTGGctatgacaaaaaagaaaaatggccaaatgtaGATGAGGCAGCACTAAAATGTCTCTGATTCCAACTACCCAATGCCAATGATCCCTTTTAGATAGTATCATAGATATTGTACGCAGAACAAGGAGCCTGATGAAATGCTGATAAGAAATTTGCTGCCAACCGCAGATGTAAATAGTATGTTCTATTCCTCAGTAAAAATGACATCCAATTAATTCAATATCTGATTACACCTTAAAAAGTACACAATCAAAATTCATGAAGGACTAAAAAGCGTACTTCCTGTTTCCACCTCCCTTTTGTCGCTTCCTCTTCCGCATCATGTGTGCCTCCTTCTGGATTAACGACCTGCAGTCCCTCATAACCCAGAAGCCTAGAATAGGAACACAAATTAAGTTGCAAGCCCAATATGTAGCCCACAGATTATTCTGGCATTATTGAGCATTATTAGCCCATCCTAGAAAAGGCGAAAACATACAGTTCAGAtttcatgttttgatcaactttCCTCCTGCCTAATTTCCTCTGAATACCACTCTCAAAACCCAGCTAATCAGTTCACAAAGtcggtggagagagagaagaggagaggggAGGGGTGTTGTAATGGCAGAAGCGGATGGACATAGTATTGgtttaaaaaaagacaaaggagCCAACTTCAGTTCAACAATCTATCGTGAGAAAACCAAATACCATCACCTAAAACAAGTAAAATCATCACTTTTGTTACTACAATGCTCTCTAACAgcttaaaatttcttttaacaAACAGGGCGCACGCTCAATTCGAGAAAGAAAGATATATCGAATTCCAAAGCGAGAAAATTAGGTTCGCCAGATAGAGCTGCATATCTCAATCAAGCTTTCTAAAGCATCTTAGACAAGCAAAGGACGCATACACAAGTGCAACACATCCCAAAGACAAAGCGCATCCTCTGATCTAAAGGGTCGTGAACGTGAATTTCGAGCTCCGATTGACTCCAAAAtctgcagatttttttttttttttccggaaggTGGATAAGGAAAGGACCAAATCAAGCAGGGAAGTGGGCAGTCACCCGTTAACCGATTTGGTCATGGCGCTACCGAAGTTGGAGAAACTCGAAGCTATGGAAGCCAAGAAGCCGCCGCCCTGCTTGGGATCGTTCGCAGCCATTTCCTCAGCCAGGTCCTCGGAGATCTGTACAGCGATGAACCCTCGCGAGTTGTTACAGAGACGAAGCGGGAAGAGAGAGggcgggggagagagagagagagagagagagagagagatcgctgAGCGACGAccaaatggagaagaagaaggaggaggaggaggaggaggaggagaagatggaggaagagaggGGCGAACGATCCAATTTGGCGGTTCGGTTCGTTTGAAGTCGACTCGAGAGTCGAAGATCTTTCTCCGTTGACTCTTGGTCCACGCGGTTCATGCGGAACAAAACCCTTTTGGCTTTTTAGCTCTCCTTTCTTCGACGGATCCGCCGCCGTGAGACGAGCGAATGCAACGTTAGCCGGAGCCATAGAAAAGCGGGGCCACCGCCCCCATAATAACCTGTCGCCGGAGGCATATTTGAGTCGGTCGCCCCGATAGAATCAAATCCAACTCTCCTTCTAATTCTTTTATGGGATTTATCTAAAAGACTTGCGCTTCTTTGATATTTATGTTGTCTCGAAAATCTCGCTGTGGTAGAATTTTGTATTTCTTCTGGAAAAAAAGTCTTCATCAAAATTGGCACtgatctttttttcttgaaaaaacttcatttattaataataatactTGAGAGAAGCCTAGTTAGTCTTAAATAATTATAGAAcataataaatttcaaaatttatagggactttaaaagaataaaaaactgTTTAGGGAATCAACAAGAAAGGGAACTCCCTCTAGAAGCTCCGATGCTAATCTAGAAAGGGGACTTTTACTGCTTTAGGGATTGTTTTTTTTACCCACTTAGTCAGTAAATTTTCAATAAGAGTATGCAAAAGAATCGGATCGGACATGGATCTATTTGAACCGAACAAAAACGAACCAAACCCAATTGGCTGGTTCTAAGCCGTTTCCAGCTCCAATGAATTGGAATTGATGAGTATAGGTCCAGTTGCGGATGTGGAACCACCCACCGTACCGCACCTATATACATGTATTTTAATGTACATGTTTTCAAAACTCTACTTCTAGTCGTCACGCTCCTCAATCAtcacgatctctctctcttaaaaaaaaaaccctaattcctCTTATCTATCTCGCAACTTGttctttcattctctctcacaGTCTCGCTCTCCTAGTCTCTATCGTAGCTCGCTCTGGTCACTCAGGAGAGGGTGAATTCCCGATTGTTTGGTATAGAGTGGTGTAGGGTGAGGATCCCTTGGGGATCTGGTGGAGCTTCCGAGGACGAGATGGATGGCGAGCTCATTCTTGATGACAGAGAAGGTCTTCTTGTTAACGGGGGCGGACATGGCGCCATTGATGAGGGTGAGGACGGTGATGGTTAGGCGGCTGTTAATCTCGTCATccacactacaaaaaaaaacgacatt is a genomic window containing:
- the LOC115739892 gene encoding oxysterol-binding protein-related protein 3A-like, whose protein sequence is MAANDPKQGGGFLASIASSFSNFGSAMTKSVNGLLGYEGLQVVNPEGGTHDAEEEATKGRWKQEDRDSYWKMMQKYIGSDITSMVTLPVLIFEPMTMLQRMAEIMEYSHLLDRADECEDPYVRLVYVVSWFISIYYPFQRPWKPFNPILGETYEMTNHDGVTFLAEQVSHHPPMSAAHAENEHFIYDVTSKVKTKFLGNSLDIYPLGRSRVTLKRDGVVFELVPPPTKVNNLIFGRTWIDNPGEMVLTNLTTGEKVVLYFQPCGWFGAGRYEVDGYVYDAAEEPKILMTGKWNEYMSYQPCDKEGEPLPGTELKEAWRVAEAPKNDKFQYTYFGHEINSFNTAPKKVLASDSRLRSDRYALEQGDLPKAGAEKSRLEERQREEKKNREMKGHKFTPRWFDLTDEISPTPWGDLEVYHYNGKYTEHRAVVDSLDTIEEPDTGSTKFNPWQY